The Brassica napus cultivar Da-Ae chromosome C7, Da-Ae, whole genome shotgun sequence genome has a segment encoding these proteins:
- the LOC111213482 gene encoding heterogeneous nuclear ribonucleoprotein A1, with translation MREAPSTNRSNCIEYFSLVQLLHHPSLSESSQGFGGSKPQKSHKMDRYERVAKPKDETPIAENEIRITSTGRARNCITYAMALLQEKGSDEVIFKAMGKAINKSVTIAELIKRRIPGIHQHTSIGSIDITDTWEPKEEGLLPIETTRHVSVITITLSKKELNTSAVGYQYPIPIELVKPFVEIDYEGRVGSPSGRARRGRGRGRGRGGRGDGYVNAEYDDGSMEPERVPGRGGRGGRGRGGFSGPPPYYEAQQDGGNYGRNGPPPQHHGYDDGGMEPERPSGRGRGGGRRGGRGRGGFNGPPRYYEAQQDGGNYGHSGGPPQDHEYDDGGMEPERPSGRGRGGGRRGTRGGRGRGGFNGPPQYYEAEHDGGDYGYGAPHQGRGGGRGRGGRGRGGGRGGFNRSSGPPIQAAA, from the exons ATGAGAGAGGCGCCTTCCACAAACCGCTCTAACTGTATCGAATACTTCTCTCTCGTCCAACTACTACACCATCCTTCCTTATCCGAATCTTCTCAGGGTTTCGGAGGATCTAAACCCCAAAAGTCGCACAAG ATGGACAGGTACGAGCGAGTGGCGAAGCCTAAGGATGAGACGCCGATTGCTGAGAACGAGATTCGCATCACCAGTACGGGTAGGGCGCGTAACTGCATCACCTATGCGATGGCTCTTCTTCAG GAGAAAGGATCAGATGAAGTTATTTTCAAGGCAATGGGAAAAGCTATCAACAAGAGTGTGACCATTGCTGAGCTCATTAAG AGAAGGATTCCTGGAATCCACCAGCACACATCTATTGGATCCATTGACATAACTGATACCTGGGAGCCTAAAGAGGAAGGCCTTCTTCC GATTGAGACAACAAGGCATGTGTCGGTGATCACTATAACGCTTTCGAAGAAGGAGCTGAACACATCCGCAGTTGG GTACCAGTATCCAATCCCAATTGAGTTGGTGAAGCCATTTGTTGAGATTGATTACGAAGGAAGAG TTGGATCACCTAGTGGCAGggcaagaagaggaagaggaaggggaagagGAAGAGGTGGCAGAG GGGACGGATATGTTAACGCTGAGTATGATGATGGAAGTATGGAGCCTGAGCGGGTACCTGGGAGAGGAGGACGCGGTGGTCGTGGAAGAGGAGGGTTCAGTGGTCCTCCTCCTTACTACGAAGCTCAACAAGATGGAGGTAATTATGGACGCAACGGTCCTCCTCCACAGCATCATGGGTATGATGATGGAGGTATGGAGCCTGAGCGGCCAtctggaagaggaagagggggcGGGAGAAGAGGTGGTCGTGGAAGAGGAGGTTTTAATGGTCCTCCACGTTATTATGAAGCCCAACAAGACGGAGGAAACTATGGCCACAGTGGTGGTCCTCCACAGGATCATGAGTACGATGATGGAGGCATGGAGCCTGAGCGGCCATCTGGTAGAGGAAGAGGGGGAGGGAGAAGAGGTACTCGCGGTGGTCGTGGAAGAGGAGGTTTCAATGGTCCTCCACAATACTATGAAGCTGAGCATGATGGGGGAGACTACGGATACGGTGCTCCTCATCAGGGCCGTG GAGGTGGGCGTGGTAGGGGAGGTCGTGGAAGGGGAGGAGGCCGTGGTGGATTCAACAGATCAAGTGGACCACCGATTCAGGCAGCTGCTTAA